gccatggctcacaggcctagccgctccgcggcatgtgggatcttcccagaccagggatcgaacccatgtcccctgcattggcaggcagattcttaaccactgcgccaccagggaagccctttctgttgttgagttgtaggagttctttatattttctggatattaCCTCTTATCAGGtatgtgacttgcaaatattttcccctgtcTTCTAGGCTGTCTTTCCACTCTGTTGATTTTGTCCTTTACTgcccagaagtttttaattttgaatgtatcaaatatatctcctttttttctgttggttGCTAGTACTTTTTGTGTCATATACCTTGTCCCTTTAAATGGCTATAGAGTGGTCCATTGTGTGGTTGTTCTGTAACTGGATCTATCAGCAAATCCTGAAggttctactttttaaattttttaatatttatttatttatttggctgttagctgcgccaggtcttagttgcggtacgcgggatcttagttgcgacatgcgggatccttagttgtggcatgtgggatctagttccctgatcaggaatcaaaccctggccccctgcattgggagcatggagtcttaaccactggaccaccaggaaagtcccaggttctacttttaaaatagatGCAGACtatttctcaccacctccatgGCTTGGTGGAGTCCCCTGTCATCTGCTTTCATGACTCCAGTTACCTCGTCACTGggctccctgcttctgcccttgccTCCAGGACAGTCCATCCGTCATAGGCAGCCAGAGGGATTCCATTAGAACCGAAGTCAGATactgtccctcctctgctcagaactctCCATGGCTCCCACTAACCCAAAGTAAAAGCCCAAGTCTTTACAGTGGCCCACAAACCCTTGTGTGATATGGCCTCCACTATTTCTGTGAGATAATTTCCCGCTACTTCCCCTGTACTCCACCCACAGCGACTACATGGGCCAGGCATGCTTCTACCTCAGGGCTTCTGCACTTGCTCTTCTCGCTGCTGCTATCTGCATGGCCCACTCCCTCACTGCATTCATGTTTTTGCTCGCCTGTCACTTCAATGAGGCCTCCCTGGACCAgtctaaagttaaaataaaatcccccaaccctccccaggctcctcctcTGCTGTATTTTTCTCCATGGTGCTTACCAGAATATAACACTTTGTAGAGTTGACTCATTTATCTTGGTTATTGTTTGTCTTCCCCAAGAGGAATATCAACTTCATGAGAATAGGAAGCACTTCTGTCTTGTTCATGAATATGTGTCTAGGGCACGAGCCACAGTAAgtgccaaaattttttttacacacaTTTATGAATGTTTATTTAGGCAAattttccagaaatggaattgtgaGTCAAAGAGAATGcatcttttaagtatttttaaccAGGTTGCTCAGGTGccaaaaaatatttgatgaatgactaaatgaaagtGAGTACCTTTCGTCTGTTTGTTggacatttttatatctttcagtGATGGCTTGCTCTTATCCTGTGAGCATCTGTTACATCCATGGTGCTGACCTCTATATCCCATGAGCAAAGTACCCAGTAGGTTCTCCatcaaaaaaattcatttaaatcacTCCTGCATTCCCAGAGCTTGCCACGTGGTGGCAGCATATGCTCAGGCAAGTTTCACTAGCCAGCGCCAAGGGTATCCAGGATTCCAAAACTCCGGATCCCAGGACACTGGACCTGGCAGCCCTCGGGATCTAATCTAGGTACCATTCGGCAGGCGGGGAAAGTGAGGTCTCAAAGAGGAGGCATGGTGGGAAAAATCTCGGACACAGGAATCAGGGGAAATCTGGCTTTTAAGTTCGGCTCTTCCACCAGTTCACTGTGATCCTGGGTCGGGGAAGTCCTAACCcactctgggcctgtttcccaCCTGCCTGATTTGTGAGGTTATCATGACTTGCGAGGTCAGACCCTCTGTGGGGCTAAGGGGAGGTAATTCACTCTCGTGTGTCGAGGTGGGTCAGTGTGAGGGGAACAGTAGGCCCAGACGCCCAAGAAAGAGGGGATATAATTACCCGCATTTAAGAGACCAGGGATTGAGGTCTAGAGGGTGCCACAGCCAGGAGGGTACAGAGCAGAAACAAAAGTCCTTCCCTGCAACCCCCAACTCCAAATCCACTAGAGACAATCTCCATGGACCATCTCTGATGGTTCCCCCTTCAGCCTTATTTTTCGACCTGCTGGCTGATTTCTAAGCCCTTTCACCTCTCTCTGTCAAGGAAGCAACAATGGCACTCCCTTTGGGCAaggtgccttggtttcctcctggAAATGGGGCTAAAGAAAAGCTGCAGAAACTGGGAGAAGGAATTCTGAAAGCAgtttgggggcagaggagggcatGTATCTGGGTAGGAAGTGCCTGTTCTTCCACAGTCCCCGCCAGGCTCCTGCCCACCACTCCTAGCCATGTGGTCCCGGCCCACGGCTTCCGGCTTTACAAGAGAAGCTGGAAGTTTGAATTTTGATGTGAAGtgtcttgctttttaaatgttggcaataCATTcattaaagaacaaaacaaacaaaaaatctggaGCAAAACACTATGGGGTCAAGCTGAACACGTCTCTGGGTTGGATAGGGCTGCTGGCTGCCATTTTGagacccttccccaccccaggttCCTACAAACACCTATGCCGGACGGTAACTGGGAGAAGTCACTGTGGGTGGTGTCAGGTGGATCCTGGTTTCTGGGCCCTTGCTGCCTGCAGGCCCGCTGGGGCGTGTTCCAGGCCTCTGGGCCATAGTGGTTCAGCTCACATCACCGCCCTCCTCGGGGAAAGGCTGGGCATTAATGGTGGGGCAGCAGGCAGGGCCTGTTGAGCAACGAGCCTTGTGAAAACAAGGGCTTACGTCACCCGTGCACGCAGCCTCCCTGCAGGACACCTAGGGTGGCACTGGGGTGGGAACTGCCACTGATTTCACTGTCAGGCCAGGGCAGGGTGGGAAGCAAAAGGCTCAGTATTTGTTAGGTGAGGTCAGAAGGGCAAGACCCCGATGGGACTGAGTCGGGTCCTTGGGGGCTGGTCCCCAGGGTCTGGGTTGCCCCTTGACTCGCTGTGTGACCCCAACTGCCCttatctgagcctcagcttttccATTTGGAAAATGGGGCTCCCATGGCCAGACCTGTTATGATTTGTTACAAACCCAAAGCGGGAGGTCGGGCTGGAAAGACTTTAATCCTTCCCACCTCTTGAATGTGACCTGGGACACACTTAGCtctgctgggcctcagtttcctcattcataaagcggagataataatagtatctgctTCCTACCAATTAtcgggaggattaaatgagttaatatatgtaaagagctTAAAATATGGCTCAGAGAGGGTGCAAGATTGTGTGAGGACACACACAAATTAGCTGCAGACTCCCCAGGTCTCACTGCATCTCCCCAGAACCCtgagaggtgggggtgggtgctgaagctcagagaggggagccatcttgtctgaggtcacacagcccagCTAATGGTGGGGGGAACCTCACCTTCTTCTCAGCCTcctccatttattgagcacctcctgtgtaccaggcactgttctaggcactgggggaaccgcagtgaataaaacaaacaaaaatcctggcCCTGGTGGAGCTGACAATGGGAGAGGGCAGTGGGGACAGAAATCAAGATGCGTAGGTGAGATGATGTTGATTGTAATTGAGAATGGTGAAGGAGATGAAGCAGGGGGATGCGAAAGGAGTGATCAAGGGCCTAGGACTTTCGATGGGGAGGTCAGGGAGGCCTTCTCAGAGGAGGTAACCTTTGGGCTGAGTCCTGAGGAGCTGCCTTGGGCAGAGCTGGGGAAACAGCAGTCTTGGTCCAGAGGTAACAGCACATGCATTCGTTCCCTGGTAAATTTTGAGCATGCCTGATCCAGGAGTTCCCATATTTGAGGGCTGGCGCTCATGGAGGGGTTAGTCTGGAGTGGGACTGAGGCAGACAAGACAACTAGGATAACGGTGGCTGGAGATAAGGGCTGGGAAGGAAGTTCACCagcaggtggggcagggagggcctcTTGGAGGCAGTGGCCCTCAAGCTCAGCCCTGAGTGTCCCATTTTGCAGCTTGGGAGGCCTGGCTGGGTGGCCCTGGGGCCTTGGATCCCTCCCTGGCCCAGAGGCTGCTGGGAAGGCCTAGAAAGCCAGCAGGCTGGGCCAGTGTTTCATCCtgttcctccctgccccccaccccccaagggcACTCAAGAGATGTCATTTCTCCAGCTCTCCAGGGCGGAGGTCACCCCAGCTCAGCAGATAACGCTGAAGGTTGAGCAATGTCCACCTGCCcgccagggccagggctggggtcagTGGGCTGGGGGTCAGCAACCAGGCAGGCTGGGAGCTCCTGCCTGGGCGGCCTGGGCCGGGAGTGGGTAGGCCCAAGGAGCTGCCCAAATGGCCTCGGAATGGCTCAGGAGAGGGTAAGGGGCCGCTGGAGCCCACTCTGCCGGGAGGGCCTCAGGCCTAAATTCAGATCCAGGTGGGCCATCTTGTTTCCCCATCTGAGAACCAGGGGCAGCAAGGGCATGCTTCTGGCAGGGTGAAAAAAGCAAACTCTGGGTCCAGGCCCACCCTCACCGCCCAGTAAGGACCTGGTGAAAATAGgggaattcccttttctctcctgcatGGCCCGTCCTGAGCCTGGCtggtcccccaccccaccaccctcaGAAACAGGTGTTTTGGCCTCGGGTGCAAATAGGTCTGAGGGTGCCTGGAAAAGGGCTTTCCTTCCGAGAACAGTGGGGGACATGAGGCCATGTGATCTTGGGTATGCTGTGGGCCTCTGGGCCTCTTTGTACCCTGGGAGAAGGCCCCTCTTTATGATGTGCGTCCCAGAGCCGTAAGCCTTATGTTTGGGAGTCTGTGGTGGAGACAGTAATACAACTCATAATAATAACAGTTAACGACACCTTCATGGACTGAAGCTtggagaagtgaagtgacttgcccaaggtcacacagtgtgTTGGAGCCAAGAATCCCCGTCCCCTTCCACCCTCCCGGGGCCCATGTCGGGGTGTGGTGGGGCTGGAGAAGACCCGGGTGTGGTCTGAGGGGCGGCCAGGTGCGGTGGGCGGGGCTAGGGTAGGGGCGCGGTCGACCCTGGCACAGGCCCAAGTGGAGCTCGCCCCTGTCCTGCAGGCCCCCAAACCCAAGTCTTCGTGTTTAAGACAGGAAGTCGCCACAGGTGTGAAATTCCCTCCTTCCAAGATCTGGGGATGGGGGCAAGTTTAGGGGCGAGGCTGGACCCAGGGAAGGGCCGTGGAGATGGGTCACCTCTCCGGGAGCCAGAGCTGGGGTCTTCAGCATCCCGCCTGGAGCGCGTCCCTTCGGTGGGGAGTCGGGACTGGTTGCAGCCGATCCTGAAGCCAGCGCCTCTTCCAGCAGGGGGCGGGCCGCGGCCGTGTTTGGGGTGGGAGAAGAAGATCACGTTGCCCCCTCCCCGGATTCTCCCCTCCCTTCTAGTATAGCCTCCAGCCCAGAGGGGGCGGTCCGGGGGCGGGTTAGCGCCTTCTCTCGCTCCCAATCCCGGGGCCGCCGGGTGGGAGTGGGCAGGGGGCGATGCCGCCCCCCACCAGGCCGAGGGACCCCCGAGGGCACGCTCCAGGTCTCCAGTCTGGCCACTACGCCCCACCGCCTCCCTCCTGGGGGTCTCGGGCGGCCACAGCGTGTCCTCTGCgtgcctggggaggggctggggcggCCTCCAGGCGTGACGCAGCCGTTGCCATGGCCCGCCTTATAAATAACCGGGCTCAGGAGAAACTTTAGCGAGTCAGAGCCGCGCACGGGACCGGGAAGGGGACCCACCCGAGGGTCCAGCCGCCAGCCGCCAGCCCCCGCACTAATAGCGGCCACGCCGGAGGGAGCGGCAACAGCATCAGGGACACAGCAGCGACAGTTCGGAGCTGGGAGGCCGCGCCACCTGCGGGCCGGCCGGAGCGGGcagccccaggccccctccccgggCACCCGCGTTCATGCAACGCCTGGTGGCCTGGGACCCAGCATGTCTCCCCCTGCCGCCGCCGCCTGCCTTTAAATCCATGGAAGTGGCCAACTTCTACTACGAGGCGGACTGCTTGGCTGCTGCGTACGGCGGCAAGGCGGCCCCCGCGGCGCCCCCCGCGGCCAGACCCGGGCCGCGCCCCCCCGCCGGCGAGCTGGGTAGCATCGGTGACCACGAGCGCGCCATCGACTTCAGTCCATACCTGGAGCCGCTGGGCGCGCCGCAGGCCCCGGCGCCGGCCACGGACACCTTCGAGGCGGCTCCGCCCGCGCCCGCCCCCGCTCCCGCCTCCTCCGGGCAGCACCACGACTTCCTCTCCGACCTCTTCTCTGACGACTACGGGGGCAAGAACTGCAAGAAGGCGGCCGAATACGGCTACGTGAGCCTGGGGCGTCTGGGGGCCGCCAAGGGCGCGCTGCACCCGGGCTGCTTCGCGCCCTTAcacccgccgcccccgccgccgccgccaccgcagCCCGCCGAGCTCAAGGCGGAGCCGGGCTTCGAGCCCGCGGACTGCAAGCGGAAGGAGGAGGCCGGAGCGCCGGGCGGCGGCGCCGCAGGCATGGCGGCTGGTTTCCCGTACGCGCTGCGCGCCTACCTCGGCTACCAGGCGGTGCCGAGCGGCAGCAGCGGGAGCCTCTCCACGTCCTCGTCGTCCAGCCCGCCCGGCACGCCGAGCCCAGCAGACGCCAAGGCGCCCCCGGCCGCCTGCTATGTGGGGGCGGCGCCGGCGCCTTCGCAGGTCAAGAGCAAGGCCAAGAAGACCGTGGACAAGCACAGCGACGAGTACAAGATCCGGCGTGAGCGCAACAACATCGCGGTGCGCAAGAGCCGCGACAAGGCCAAGATGCGCAACCTGGAGACGCAGCACAAGGTCCTGGAGCTCACGGCCGAGAACGAGCGGCTGCAGAAGAAGGTGGAGCAGCTGTCGCGCGAGCTCAGCACCCTGCGGAACTTGTTCAAGCAGCTGCCTGAACCTCTGCTCACCTCCTCCGGCCACTGCTAGCGCGGCCCCCGCGCGCGTCCCCCTGCCGGCCGGCCTCCGCGCTGCCGGGCGCGCTGCGGCCACCGAGACTCCGGGGAGCGTCCGCGCTCTcgctcccgcccccgcccctggtGGCGCCGGCAAAACTTTGGCACTGGGGCACTTGGCAGCGCGGGGAGCTCGTcggtaattttaatattttattatatatatatatctatatttttgtcCACACCAACCGCACATGCAGATGGGCCGCCCGCCCGTGGTGTTATTTAAAGAAGAGATGTCTATGTGTACAGATGAATGATAAACTCTGCCTCTCCTTCTGACCCCTCTCCAGGCGCCGGCGGGCGGGCCGGTTTCGAAGTTGATGCAATCGGTTTAAACATGGCTGAACGCGTGTGTACACGGGACTGACGCAACCCACGTGTAACTGTCAGCCGGGCCCTGAGTAATCGCTTAAAGATGTTCCTACGgggttgttgctgttgctgttgtttttgtttttgttgttgtttttttggtctttttttgtattataaaaaaataatctatttctaTGAGAAAAGAGGCATCTGTATATTTGGGAATCTTTTCCGTTCAAGCATTAAGAAcacttttaataaacttttttttttttttgagaatggtTAAAGAGCCTTTTGGGGGCAGTAgttggctttgatttttttttttcccctttattttggatttatgattttatatttgcttttctggtgtgtgtggggttgtgtgtgtgtgagctgctattatttttggctctttaggtggttgggtggggggggggtgcagctgctttttctcctctgctaCTCCCCCAGGGCCTGTGCTTGGAGATGGGGGTACCaggccggggcgggggaggggcaga
The genomic region above belongs to Physeter macrocephalus isolate SW-GA unplaced genomic scaffold, ASM283717v5 random_674, whole genome shotgun sequence and contains:
- the CEBPB gene encoding CCAAT/enhancer-binding protein beta, with the protein product MQRLVAWDPACLPLPPPPAFKSMEVANFYYEADCLAAAYGGKAAPAAPPAARPGPRPPAGELGSIGDHERAIDFSPYLEPLGAPQAPAPATDTFEAAPPAPAPAPASSGQHHDFLSDLFSDDYGGKNCKKAAEYGYVSLGRLGAAKGALHPGCFAPLHPPPPPPPPPQPAELKAEPGFEPADCKRKEEAGAPGGGAAGMAAGFPYALRAYLGYQAVPSGSSGSLSTSSSSSPPGTPSPADAKAPPAACYVGAAPAPSQVKSKAKKTVDKHSDEYKIRRERNNIAVRKSRDKAKMRNLETQHKVLELTAENERLQKKVEQLSRELSTLRNLFKQLPEPLLTSSGHC